A genomic stretch from Hemicordylus capensis ecotype Gifberg chromosome 1, rHemCap1.1.pri, whole genome shotgun sequence includes:
- the KLHL31 gene encoding kelch-like protein 31: MAPKKKNVKKTKADINELTIIVEDGPLSKLNGLNGLLEGGNGFSCVSAEVSDALYSPNLLEGLCRMRLENFLCDLVIGTKTKSFDVHKVVMASCSDYFHNILKKDPSTQRVDLNDVSPLGLATVIAYAYTGKLTLSLYTIGSIISTAIYLQIHTLVKMCSDFLMQEINVENCMYIANIAETYGLKSTKETAQKFIRDNFIEFSELDQFLKLTFEQINELLADDDLQLPSELVAFQIAMRWLEFDQKRAKYAADLLSNIRFCTISAQELVNHVQTIPRMMQDAECHRLLVDAMNYHLLPYHQNTLQSRRTRIRGGLRVLVTVGGRPALTEKSLSRDILYRDPDNGWKRLTEMPAKSFNQCVTVMDGFLYVAGGEDQNDARNQAKHAVSNFCRYDPRFNTWIHLANMNQRRTHFSLNVFNGLLYAIGGRNSEGCLSSVECYVPAINQWQMKTPLEVARCCHASAVIDGRILITGGYINNAYSRSVCMYDPASDSWQDKPSLSTPRGWHCAISLGEKVYVMGGSQLGGRGERVDVLPVECYSPYSGQWNYAVPLPTGVSTAGASTLNGKIYLVGGWNEIEKKYKKCIQCYNPDLNKWTEEDELPEATVGVSCCTIAMPNTKTRESRASSVSSVPVSI; this comes from the exons ATGGCGCCTAAGAAGAAGAATGTCAAAAAGACCAAGGCCGATATCAATGAGCTGACAATCATAGTGGAGGATGGTCCTCTCAGCAAACTGAATGGTTTGAATGGCCttctggaaggaggcaatggcttCAGCTGTGTCTCAGCTGAGGTTTCTGATGCTCTCTATAGCCCCAATCTCCTGGAAGGGCTTTGCAGAATGAGGCTGGAAAACTTTCTCTGTGATTTAGTCATTGGCACCAAAACCAAGTCATTTGATGTCCACAAGGTGGTGATGGCTTCGTGTAGTGATTACTTTCATAACATCTTAAAGAAAGACCCATCTACTCAGAGAGTCGACCTCAATGATGTATCTCCGCTGGGCCTAGCTACTGTCATTGCATATGCCTACACTGGGAAGCTCACGCTCTCACTGTACACTATAGGTAGCATCATCTCCACAGCCATTTATCTTCAGATCCATACCCTTGTGAAGATGTGCAGTGATTTTTTGATGCAAGAAATCAATGTGGAGAATTGTATGTATATTGCCAACATTGCAGAGACCTATGGACTAAAGAGCACCAAGGAAACAGCACAGAAATTCATAAGAGACAACTTCATTGAGTTTTCTGAATTGGATCAGTTCTTAAAACTAACTTTTGAACAGATCAATGAACTTCTTGCAGATGACGACTTGCAGTTGCCCTCTGAACTTGTTGCATTCCAGATTGCAATGAGATGGCTGGAATTTGACCAAAAAAGAGCCAAATACGCTGCTGACCTCTTGAGCAACATCCGGTTTTGTACCATCTCTGCTCAAGAACTAGTGAATCATGTTCAAACTATACCAAGAATGATGCAAGATGCGGAGTGCCATAGACTTCTAGTGGATGCCATGAACTACCACTTACTCCCCTACCACCAGAACACCTTGCAGTCTCGAAGAACAAGGATTCGTGGAGGGTTACGGGTCCTGGTTACAGTTGGGGGACGCCCAGCTTTAACAGAGAAATCCCTTAGTAGAGACATTTTGTACAGAGATCCTGACAATGGATGGAAGAGGCTTACCGAGATGCCAGCTAAAAGCTTCAACCAGTGTGTCACTGTGATGGATGGATTCCTCTATGTGGCAGGTGGTGAAGACCAGAATGATGCCAGGAATCAGGCTAAGCATGCAGTCAGCAATTTCTGCAG ATATGATCCTCGTTTCAACACGTGGATTCACCTGGCAAATATGAATCAAAGGCGCACTCATTTCAGTTTGAATGTGTTTAATGGCCTCCTTTATGCCATTGGTGGCCGCAACTCGGAAGGATGCCTCTCTTCCGTTGAGTGTTACGTCCCTGCAATTAATCAGTGGCAAATGAAGACTCCACTGGAAGTGGCTAGGTGCTGCCATGCTAGTGCGGTCATAGATGGTAGGATCCTGATCACTGGAGGGTACATAAATAATGCTTATTCTCGTTCAGTTTGCATGTATGATCCAGCTAGCGACAGCTGGCAGGACAAGCCCAGCCTGAGCACCCCACGAGGGTGGCACTGTGCTATTTCCCTTGGGGAAAAGGTCTATGTCATGGGTGGGTCCCAACTAGGAGGTCGAGGTGAAAGGGTTGATGTCCTTCCTGTTGAGTGTTACAGTCCTTATTCTGGCCAGTGGAATTATGCTGTTCCTCTTCCAACTGGTGTGAGCACTGCTGGTGCTTCCACCCTTAATGGGAAAATTTACTTGGTGGGAGGCTGGAACGAAATAGAGAAGAAATACAAGAAATGCATTCAGTGCTACAACCCAGATCTTAATAAATGGACTGAGGAGGATGAGTTACCTGAGGCTACTGTAGGAGTGTCTTGCTGTACCATTGCCATGCCCAACACTAAGACCAGGGAGTCCAGGGCTAGCTCAGTATCTTCAGTGCCCGTCAGTAtttaa